From one Streptomyces sp. CA-210063 genomic stretch:
- a CDS encoding exo-beta-N-acetylmuramidase NamZ family protein produces MHLSRRTFLAASTAAAASTAATADVTTAPPAKAAGPRLRTGFERLAATGYQPLRGQKAGIVTNPTGITRDARHIVDVMHADDRVDLRAVFGPEHGFRGTAQAGGSEGRYDDPATGLPVYDTYLKSGRPLADIFTASGVDTVVFDIQDVGARFYTYIWTLYDCMEAAQLAGKRFVVLDRPNPVTGRSARGPVLHKEFATFVGRQPISQAHGMTVAELARLFNEEFLTTPVRLETVLMSGWKRSRFFGDSGLPWVPPSPNMPTPDTALVYSGTCLFEGTNLSEGRGTTRPFELLGAEGVDGRWAAAANELGLPGAHFREAYFAPTFSKFQGKTIGGVQIHVHDRAAYDPVRTGIGLLVTARKVWSGFAWRPDHWIDKLTGSARVRTMIDAGADTDEVVAGWQEELAAFREVREEYLLYR; encoded by the coding sequence ATGCACCTCTCCCGCCGCACTTTCCTCGCCGCCTCAACGGCAGCCGCCGCTTCCACAGCCGCCACGGCCGACGTCACCACCGCTCCCCCTGCCAAGGCGGCCGGCCCACGGCTTCGCACCGGCTTCGAGCGACTGGCCGCCACCGGTTACCAACCCCTCCGCGGCCAAAAGGCCGGCATCGTCACCAACCCCACCGGCATCACCCGAGACGCCCGCCACATCGTCGACGTGATGCACGCCGACGACCGCGTGGACCTCAGGGCCGTCTTCGGCCCTGAGCACGGCTTTCGGGGCACCGCCCAGGCCGGCGGCTCCGAGGGCCGCTACGACGACCCGGCGACCGGACTGCCGGTCTACGACACCTACCTGAAGAGCGGCCGGCCCCTCGCGGACATCTTCACCGCCTCCGGCGTGGACACGGTCGTCTTCGACATCCAGGACGTCGGCGCCCGCTTCTACACGTACATCTGGACGCTGTACGACTGCATGGAGGCGGCCCAGCTCGCGGGGAAGCGTTTCGTGGTGCTTGACCGGCCGAACCCGGTGACCGGGCGGAGCGCCCGAGGGCCCGTGCTGCACAAGGAGTTCGCGACGTTCGTCGGGCGGCAGCCGATCTCGCAGGCGCACGGGATGACGGTGGCGGAGCTGGCGCGGCTGTTCAACGAGGAGTTCCTCACCACGCCCGTACGGCTGGAGACCGTGCTGATGTCGGGGTGGAAGCGGTCGCGGTTCTTCGGCGACTCCGGGCTGCCCTGGGTGCCGCCCAGCCCGAACATGCCGACGCCGGACACGGCGCTCGTGTACTCCGGGACCTGCCTCTTCGAGGGGACGAACCTGTCGGAGGGGCGCGGCACGACCCGGCCGTTCGAACTGCTCGGCGCGGAGGGCGTCGACGGTCGGTGGGCGGCCGCCGCGAACGAACTCGGGCTGCCCGGCGCGCACTTCAGGGAGGCGTACTTCGCTCCGACGTTCTCCAAGTTCCAGGGGAAGACCATCGGAGGCGTACAGATCCATGTCCACGACCGGGCCGCGTACGACCCCGTGCGCACCGGGATCGGCCTCCTCGTGACCGCCAGGAAGGTGTGGAGCGGCTTCGCCTGGCGCCCGGACCACTGGATCGACAAGCTGACCGGTTCGGCGCGGGTGCGGACGATGATCGACGCGGGGGCGGACACGGACGAGGTCGTGGCGGGCTGGCAGGAGGAGCTGGCGGCGTTCCGCGAGGTGCGCGAGGAGTATCTGCTCTACCGCTGA
- a CDS encoding SDR family oxidoreductase translates to MGAVQGAGVVVTGAGGGIGAALARRFAAEGARVVVNDLDGDRAGAVADEIGGIAVPGDASSIVSAARDALGGTVDVYCANAGLASGGTEAADEKVWALAWDVNVMAHVRAAQELLPDWLERGSGRFVSTVSAAGLLTMIGAAPYSVTKHGAYAFAEWLSLTYRHRGIKVHAICPQGVRTDMLTASGSAGDLVLAPTAIEPEDVADALFEGIEKDRFLILPHPEVGGFYQARAADPDRWLTNMNHIQQKWETTG, encoded by the coding sequence GTGGGAGCCGTGCAGGGTGCGGGTGTGGTGGTCACAGGAGCCGGGGGCGGGATCGGGGCCGCGTTGGCGCGGCGGTTCGCGGCGGAGGGTGCCCGGGTCGTGGTGAACGACCTGGACGGCGACCGGGCCGGGGCCGTGGCCGACGAGATCGGCGGGATCGCGGTGCCCGGGGACGCCTCGTCGATCGTCTCGGCGGCGCGTGACGCGCTCGGCGGCACCGTGGACGTGTACTGCGCGAACGCGGGGCTCGCCTCGGGCGGTACGGAGGCGGCCGACGAGAAGGTCTGGGCGCTCGCCTGGGACGTGAACGTGATGGCACATGTGCGGGCGGCCCAGGAGCTGCTGCCGGACTGGCTGGAGCGGGGCAGTGGGCGTTTCGTGTCCACGGTCTCGGCGGCGGGGCTGCTCACGATGATCGGCGCGGCGCCCTACAGCGTCACCAAGCACGGGGCGTACGCCTTCGCCGAATGGCTGTCCCTGACCTATCGGCACCGGGGGATCAAGGTCCACGCGATCTGCCCGCAGGGCGTGCGCACCGACATGCTGACGGCCTCCGGCAGCGCGGGCGACCTGGTACTGGCGCCCACCGCGATCGAGCCGGAGGACGTGGCCGACGCGCTCTTCGAGGGCATTGAGAAGGACCGTTTCCTGATCCTGCCGCACCCCGAGGTGGGCGGTTTCTACCAGGCGCGGGCGGCCGATCCGGACCGCTGGCTGACGAACATGAACCACATCCAGCAGAAGTGGGAGACGACCGGCTGA
- a CDS encoding TetR/AcrR family transcriptional regulator: MPRTTDGDGTPVPQRLLAAATRLFAEQGYDRTSVQEIVEAAGVTKGALYHYFGSKDDLLHEVYARVLRIQQERLDAFAGADAPVEERLRGAAADVVVTTIDNLDDAMIFFRSMHHLSPEKNKQVRAERRRYHERFRALIEEGQTSGVFSKATPADLVVDYHFGSVHHLSTWYRPGGPMTPQEVADHLADLLLRALRP; encoded by the coding sequence GTGCCCAGGACGACGGACGGGGACGGTACTCCTGTCCCGCAGCGGCTGCTGGCCGCCGCCACCCGGCTCTTCGCCGAGCAGGGCTACGACCGCACCTCCGTGCAGGAGATCGTCGAGGCGGCCGGCGTCACCAAGGGCGCGCTGTACCACTACTTCGGCTCCAAGGACGACCTGCTGCACGAGGTGTACGCGCGCGTGCTGCGTATCCAGCAGGAGCGGCTGGACGCGTTCGCGGGGGCCGACGCGCCGGTCGAGGAGCGGCTGCGGGGTGCCGCCGCCGATGTCGTCGTCACCACCATCGACAACCTCGACGACGCGATGATCTTCTTCCGCTCCATGCACCATCTGAGCCCCGAGAAGAACAAGCAGGTCCGCGCGGAGCGGCGCCGCTACCACGAACGCTTCCGGGCACTCATCGAAGAGGGCCAGACCTCCGGCGTCTTCTCCAAGGCGACCCCGGCGGACCTGGTCGTCGACTACCACTTCGGCTCGGTCCACCACCTGTCGACGTGGTACCGCCCGGGCGGCCCGATGACCCCCCAGGAGGTCGCGGACCACTTGGCGGACCTGCTGCTGCGGGCGCTGCGGCCGTAG
- a CDS encoding acyl-CoA dehydrogenase family protein has product MDFAFDARTEELRAKLLAFMDEYVYPAEAVAEEQRAELASPWDTPAVVEELKAEARRQGLWNLFLPDSEYGAGLTNLQYAPLAEITGRSPQLAPTALNCAAPDTGNMEVLTQFGDEAQKKQWLQPLLAGEIRSAFAMTEPEVASSDATNITTLIEREGDDYVITGRKWYISGAMNPDCQIFIVMGKTDPGGADVRRQQSMVLVPRDTPGVTVKRAMRVFGYEDHSHGGHAEVIFENARVPAANLIGEEGGGFAIAQARLGPGRIHHCMRLIGMAERAIELMCRRAVAREAFGKALAQQGVVHNWIADARVAVEQLRLLVLKTAWMMDTVGNKGAHTEIQAIKIATPRTVVDIIDRAIQLHGAGGVSQDFPLAELYAGARTLMIADGPDEVHQRSLARRELKRYV; this is encoded by the coding sequence ATGGACTTCGCATTCGACGCCCGTACGGAGGAACTGCGCGCCAAGCTCCTCGCCTTCATGGACGAGTACGTCTACCCGGCCGAGGCCGTCGCCGAGGAACAGCGGGCGGAGCTGGCCTCGCCGTGGGACACGCCGGCCGTGGTGGAGGAGCTGAAGGCGGAGGCCCGCAGGCAGGGCCTGTGGAACCTCTTCCTCCCCGACTCCGAGTACGGGGCCGGGCTCACCAACCTCCAGTACGCGCCGCTCGCCGAGATCACCGGGCGTTCCCCGCAGCTGGCGCCGACCGCGCTGAACTGCGCGGCGCCGGACACGGGCAACATGGAGGTGCTGACCCAGTTCGGCGACGAGGCGCAGAAGAAGCAGTGGCTTCAGCCGCTGCTCGCCGGTGAGATCCGGTCGGCCTTCGCGATGACGGAGCCGGAGGTGGCCTCCTCGGACGCCACCAACATCACCACGCTGATCGAGCGAGAGGGTGACGACTACGTCATCACCGGGCGGAAGTGGTACATCTCCGGGGCCATGAACCCCGACTGCCAGATCTTCATCGTGATGGGCAAGACGGATCCCGGTGGGGCCGACGTCCGCCGCCAGCAGTCGATGGTCCTGGTCCCGCGGGACACTCCGGGTGTCACGGTGAAGCGGGCGATGCGGGTCTTCGGGTACGAGGACCACTCCCACGGCGGCCACGCCGAGGTGATCTTCGAAAATGCGCGCGTGCCTGCTGCCAACCTGATCGGTGAGGAGGGCGGCGGGTTCGCGATCGCGCAGGCGCGGCTCGGTCCCGGCCGTATCCATCACTGCATGCGGCTCATCGGGATGGCCGAGCGGGCGATCGAGCTGATGTGCCGGCGGGCGGTGGCCCGGGAGGCCTTCGGCAAGGCACTGGCCCAGCAGGGGGTCGTCCACAACTGGATCGCCGACGCGCGGGTCGCGGTGGAGCAGTTGCGGCTGCTGGTCCTGAAGACCGCGTGGATGATGGACACCGTCGGCAACAAGGGCGCCCACACCGAGATCCAGGCGATCAAGATCGCGACGCCTCGTACGGTCGTGGACATCATCGACCGGGCGATCCAGCTGCACGGCGCGGGCGGTGTCAGCCAGGACTTCCCGCTGGCCGAGCTGTACGCGGGGGCGCGGACGCTGATGATCGCGGACGGGCCGGACGAGGTGCATCAGCGGTCGTTGGCTCGGCGGGAGCTGAAGCGGTACGTGTGA
- a CDS encoding phosphotransferase family protein gives MHPDHPPGLDPDRLRALLDAERPGLVGGPLTGRLIEGGRSNLTYEVTDGTAKWVVRRPPLGHVLATAHDMKREHRVISALHPTNVPVPRPVLLCEDEDVLGAPFYVMDFVEGTPYRTAEQLAPLGPERTRAAVLGLVDTLVELHAVDPAEVGLADFGRPEGFLDRQLRRWGKQLDASRNRELAGVDELHAALGRRLPHSPASAVVHGDYRLDNVLLGDDDRIKAILDWEMSTLGDPLTDLGLLVMYSVPLAMPDSPVSTTAAAAGHPDPAEIIERYAARSGRDVSSVSWYTAFAWFKLAVILEGIHYRYTLGQTVGRGFDRIGDLVPVFIEHGLTTLRAGSQEG, from the coding sequence ATGCACCCAGACCACCCGCCAGGTCTCGATCCCGACCGGCTCCGCGCCCTGCTCGACGCCGAGCGGCCCGGACTCGTGGGTGGTCCGCTCACCGGCCGGCTGATCGAGGGCGGACGGTCGAACCTGACGTACGAGGTCACGGACGGCACCGCGAAGTGGGTCGTACGGCGGCCGCCGCTGGGCCATGTGCTGGCGACCGCGCACGACATGAAGCGCGAGCACCGGGTGATCAGCGCGCTGCACCCGACGAACGTACCGGTCCCGCGCCCCGTCCTGCTGTGCGAGGACGAGGACGTACTCGGCGCGCCCTTCTACGTCATGGACTTCGTCGAGGGCACCCCGTACCGCACCGCCGAGCAGCTGGCCCCGCTCGGCCCCGAGCGCACCCGGGCCGCCGTGCTGGGCCTGGTCGACACCCTCGTCGAGCTGCACGCGGTGGACCCGGCCGAGGTGGGCCTCGCCGACTTCGGGCGCCCGGAGGGCTTCCTGGACCGCCAACTGCGGCGCTGGGGCAAGCAGTTGGACGCGTCCCGCAACCGTGAGCTGGCCGGCGTCGACGAGCTGCACGCGGCCCTCGGACGCCGACTGCCGCACTCCCCCGCGTCGGCCGTCGTGCACGGCGACTACCGGCTGGACAACGTGCTGCTGGGCGACGACGACCGGATCAAGGCCATCCTGGACTGGGAGATGTCCACGCTCGGCGATCCGCTCACCGACCTGGGTCTGCTGGTGATGTACAGCGTGCCGCTCGCCATGCCCGACTCGCCCGTCTCCACGACCGCGGCGGCGGCAGGGCATCCGGATCCGGCCGAGATCATCGAGCGGTACGCGGCCCGCTCGGGCCGCGATGTCTCCTCGGTGTCCTGGTACACGGCGTTCGCGTGGTTCAAGCTCGCCGTGATCCTGGAGGGCATCCACTACCGGTACACCCTCGGCCAGACGGTCGGCCGCGGCTTCGACCGCATCGGCGACCTGGTCCCCGTCTTCATCGAACACGGCCTGACGACTCTTCGCGCCGGCTCCCAGGAAGGCTGA